A single genomic interval of Nostoc commune NIES-4072 harbors:
- a CDS encoding DUF6745 domain-containing protein, producing MSLIEKLTPEQEALIPVYREKWRAIALSTERIDREKAAEAVKAAYIAIDYEQPEIFFQDSPYAACNWMLKRMSSQFIDNYLNEPNSLGSLFSLLFFHELLSKLNQLFGSQVCKQLDNCFFYVVDDPLNHKIYNDLSENFSIELNEQREDFSWWIEMQLNDCFKPESHGNWMTGFDFCISVLNIVYPQEEWKVLQSLIQECGWLFAYDDICIICDRPLHLRFDNQNRLHAEGEPAIEFTDGYSLYSYHGVTLPEKYGKIHPQQWQSQWLLTEENAELRRVLIQGIGYARICQELQAIELDFWKEYTLLKIDNDVDEEPIYLLKMTCPSTGFIHVLRVPPDMKSAREAIRWVNWEIDPEEFAVQS from the coding sequence ATGTCGCTGATTGAGAAGTTAACGCCTGAGCAAGAAGCTTTGATTCCAGTGTATCGGGAAAAGTGGAGAGCGATCGCTCTTTCAACTGAGCGAATTGATCGTGAAAAAGCGGCGGAAGCGGTCAAAGCTGCCTATATTGCAATTGACTATGAACAGCCTGAAATCTTTTTTCAGGATAGTCCTTATGCAGCCTGCAACTGGATGCTAAAACGAATGTCATCTCAATTTATAGACAATTACCTCAATGAACCAAATAGTTTAGGGAGCTTATTTTCGTTACTTTTTTTTCACGAATTGTTGAGTAAACTCAATCAACTGTTTGGAAGCCAAGTATGTAAGCAATTAGATAACTGTTTTTTTTATGTGGTAGATGATCCCTTAAATCATAAAATATACAACGATTTAAGTGAAAACTTTAGCATTGAACTAAACGAGCAAAGAGAGGATTTTTCGTGGTGGATTGAAATGCAACTTAATGACTGCTTTAAACCTGAAAGCCACGGTAATTGGATGACTGGGTTTGATTTCTGTATCTCTGTTTTGAACATTGTTTATCCTCAAGAGGAATGGAAAGTATTGCAATCTTTAATTCAAGAATGTGGTTGGTTGTTTGCGTATGATGATATTTGTATTATTTGCGATCGCCCCCTTCACCTGCGCTTCGACAATCAAAATCGCCTCCACGCTGAAGGCGAACCCGCCATTGAATTTACTGATGGATATAGCCTCTACTCCTACCACGGTGTAACCTTACCTGAAAAATACGGTAAAATCCACCCCCAACAATGGCAATCTCAATGGCTTTTAACAGAAGAAAACGCTGAACTACGCCGAGTGTTAATTCAGGGTATCGGTTACGCTAGAATTTGCCAAGAATTACAAGCTATTGAATTAGATTTTTGGAAAGAATATACTCTATTAAAAATAGATAATGATGTAGATGAAGAACCAATTTACTTATTAAAAATGACTTGTCCCAGTACAGGATTCATTCATGTCTTGCGAGTTCCGCCTGATATGAAATCAGCGCGTGAAGCAATTCGCTGGGTAAATTGGGAAATTGATCCAGAAGAATTTGCTGTACAAAGCTGA